A region of Pyxidicoccus parkwaysis DNA encodes the following proteins:
- a CDS encoding sensor histidine kinase, with protein sequence MSRSLRSQAVTLTVLLGLLIGVTVAALAGTTASMERNSARMLHVVESMQASEGLEKALVFHEREQRLYEATGRLDHLWATTRAEANVRQSVARATSLADSREEVAYLDELKVELDGYFAHPTPAPGTFEAATGRMLDRELYLSRALVKLNSADARATFAADQRWARSAHLVGMSVSLAMMAGAAVAFWTLRRNLYWPLESVRQSLLRFRPGMPLQRAPATGVREIRDIASAFNETALRLERQREVQLGFLAGVAHDLRNPLQALRAVSASVRPERPLPPEQTLRDRFSLVTRQVDRLTRMVDDLLDTSRIEAGQLSLSCDEHDLIELVREAVELHRPVSEVHTLMTCWPQGTLRVWCDGARIAQVLNNLLSNAIKYSPDGGPVRVEAGSTADGVWVTVHDSGVGVDASERESIFEPFRRGAAHRANIPGVGLGLSVSRRILEAHGGSIHVESEPGHGSTFRIWLPHAASGWRSVQAPSLAVEQHLA encoded by the coding sequence ATGAGTCGAAGCCTGCGAAGCCAAGCCGTCACGCTCACCGTGCTTCTGGGCCTGTTGATCGGAGTGACAGTCGCCGCGCTGGCGGGCACCACCGCGAGCATGGAGCGCAACAGCGCGCGCATGTTGCATGTGGTGGAGAGCATGCAGGCATCCGAAGGCCTGGAGAAGGCGCTCGTCTTCCACGAGCGGGAGCAGCGGCTCTACGAGGCGACCGGCCGGCTCGACCATCTCTGGGCGACCACGAGAGCCGAGGCCAACGTGCGCCAGTCCGTCGCGCGGGCCACGAGCCTGGCGGACTCCCGCGAGGAGGTCGCCTACCTCGACGAGTTGAAAGTGGAGCTCGACGGGTACTTCGCCCACCCCACTCCCGCACCCGGAACCTTCGAGGCGGCGACGGGCCGGATGCTCGACAGGGAGCTGTACCTCTCACGTGCGCTGGTGAAGCTGAACTCCGCCGACGCGCGCGCCACGTTCGCGGCGGACCAGCGCTGGGCGCGCAGTGCCCACCTCGTCGGAATGAGCGTGTCGCTCGCGATGATGGCCGGAGCGGCCGTGGCGTTCTGGACGCTGCGGCGCAACCTCTACTGGCCACTCGAGTCGGTGCGCCAGTCGCTCTTGCGCTTCCGCCCGGGCATGCCGCTGCAGCGTGCCCCGGCGACGGGCGTGCGGGAGATTCGCGACATCGCCAGTGCCTTCAATGAAACCGCCTTGCGGCTGGAGCGCCAACGGGAGGTGCAGCTCGGCTTCCTCGCGGGCGTGGCGCATGACCTGCGCAACCCGCTCCAGGCGCTGCGCGCGGTGTCCGCCAGCGTCCGCCCCGAGCGTCCCCTTCCTCCCGAGCAGACGCTGCGAGACCGCTTCTCGCTGGTGACACGGCAGGTGGACCGGCTGACGCGGATGGTGGACGACCTGCTCGACACGTCGCGAATCGAAGCGGGCCAGTTGTCGCTGAGCTGCGACGAGCACGACCTCATCGAATTGGTGCGCGAGGCCGTGGAGCTGCACCGGCCCGTGAGCGAGGTGCACACCCTGATGACCTGCTGGCCGCAGGGCACGCTGCGGGTGTGGTGCGATGGCGCGCGCATCGCTCAGGTGCTCAACAACCTGCTGAGCAACGCCATCAAGTACTCGCCCGACGGAGGACCGGTGCGCGTGGAGGCCGGGAGCACGGCGGACGGAGTCTGGGTAACGGTGCACGACTCGGGTGTCGGCGTGGACGCTTCGGAGCGCGAGAGCATCTTCGAGCCCTTTCGCCGGGGCGCGGCCCACCGCGCCAACATCCCGGGCGTTGGCCTGGGCCTCTCCGTGTCGCGCCGCATCCTCGAAGCGCACGGCGGCTCCATCCACGTGGAGAGCGAACCGGGCCACGGGTCCACCTTCCGCATCTGGCTGCCCCATGCCGCGTCCGGATGGCGGTCCGTGCAGGCTCCGTCCCTCGCCGTGGAGCAGCACCTGGCCTGA
- a CDS encoding serine hydrolase — protein sequence MNWLKALCVGALVAWVCVVPTAEAASQKQEIDRLVSKYQQLGLFNGSVLVANEKGVILEKGYGFANFEWQVPNTPDTKFRLGSITKQFTAMLILQLAAEGKLQVDEPVTKYLPDYRKDTGDRITLAHLLNHTSGLPNYTNREFFQKSSRDPYSVADFVKKFCSGDLEFEPGTKFNYSNSGYFLLGAVIEKVTGQTYAQALRQRIFDPLGMKDTGYDVSATVLPKRASGYEAQPGGYVNASYLDMTIPYAAGSLYSTVQDLYRWDRALHEHKLLPAPLEQRMFTPVLEDYGFGWSLKPVKLHDGKTELASISHSGGINGFSTLLVRATGKKELVILLDNTARGRKLSEMATGVLSILHGIPPKQPSQPISDVVMATLEKSSVAEAIARYRTLKATKAGEYDFAESELNNAGYRLLGSGRIAEAVEVFKLNVEMYPNSGNVYDSLGEAYVAQGNKEQALVNYRRAVELDPKNTNAAQAVQQLEKPSATR from the coding sequence ATGAACTGGCTGAAGGCGCTCTGCGTGGGCGCGCTCGTGGCGTGGGTGTGCGTGGTGCCCACCGCCGAGGCGGCATCGCAGAAGCAGGAGATTGACCGGCTCGTCTCGAAGTATCAGCAGCTGGGCCTGTTCAACGGCAGCGTGCTGGTGGCCAACGAGAAGGGCGTCATCCTCGAGAAGGGCTACGGCTTCGCCAACTTCGAGTGGCAGGTGCCGAATACGCCCGACACGAAGTTCCGCCTCGGCTCGATTACGAAGCAGTTCACCGCGATGCTCATCCTGCAGCTCGCGGCCGAGGGGAAGCTCCAGGTCGATGAGCCCGTCACGAAGTACCTGCCGGACTATCGCAAGGACACGGGCGACCGCATCACCCTCGCCCACCTGCTGAACCACACCTCCGGCCTCCCCAACTACACCAACCGGGAGTTCTTCCAGAAGAGCTCGAGGGACCCGTACTCCGTCGCGGACTTCGTGAAGAAGTTCTGCAGCGGCGACCTGGAGTTCGAGCCGGGCACGAAGTTCAATTACAGCAACTCGGGCTACTTCCTGCTCGGCGCCGTCATCGAGAAGGTCACCGGGCAGACGTATGCGCAGGCGCTGCGGCAGCGCATCTTCGACCCGCTGGGCATGAAGGACACCGGCTACGACGTGAGCGCCACGGTGCTCCCCAAGCGCGCGAGCGGCTACGAGGCCCAGCCCGGCGGGTACGTCAACGCGAGCTACCTCGACATGACCATTCCCTACGCCGCCGGCTCGCTGTACTCGACGGTGCAGGACCTCTACCGCTGGGACCGCGCGCTTCATGAGCACAAGCTCCTCCCCGCGCCGCTCGAGCAGCGGATGTTCACCCCGGTGCTGGAGGACTACGGGTTCGGGTGGAGTCTCAAGCCGGTCAAGCTGCACGACGGCAAGACGGAGCTCGCGAGCATCAGCCACAGCGGCGGCATCAATGGCTTCAGCACCCTGCTCGTCCGCGCGACCGGGAAGAAGGAGCTCGTCATCCTCCTCGACAACACGGCCCGGGGACGGAAGCTGTCGGAGATGGCGACGGGCGTGCTGAGCATCCTCCACGGCATTCCCCCGAAGCAGCCCTCGCAGCCCATCAGCGACGTGGTGATGGCCACGCTGGAGAAGTCGTCCGTCGCGGAGGCCATCGCCCGCTACCGGACCCTCAAGGCCACCAAGGCGGGTGAGTACGACTTCGCGGAGTCGGAGCTGAACAACGCCGGCTACCGCCTCCTCGGCAGCGGGCGCATCGCCGAGGCCGTCGAGGTCTTCAAGCTCAACGTGGAGATGTACCCCAACTCCGGGAATGTCTACGACAGCCTCGGCGAGGCGTACGTGGCCCAGGGGAACAAGGAGCAGGCGCTCGTGAACTACCGCCGCGCGGTGGAACTGGACCCGAAGAACACCAATGCGGCGCAGGCCGTGCAGCAGCTGGAGAAGCCCTCCGCCACGCGCTGA
- a CDS encoding serine/threonine-protein kinase, whose amino-acid sequence MTPYTMLHLALGGAFLVLALVHLATWAAVRSQRVQLWLAWSFLGFAVISFVIGLTSREASAVFADTRPWLVFGTLTSVALPYPLLRVVWSLLDQPLTFGRRVMLGVAVALGVVRVLDITVAVLSLPATRLTSEELSRATAGLSLPLFWVLATCVAGTWAFEAVRLLKRRGAMAIAVLVASLCALVLLGRELAIDLGWVPGPPLFALVGLPFLLLASTALAILTARSLRGADLGTGIHRYRRLVRLGRGGMGEVWLAVRTGRAGFNRLVVLKRMLEGGGGGEDPAVRLHRFIGEARTAARLHHPHVVSVYDLGQVDGGWFIVMEYLSGVSVLELVRRVRKGEALPLEVVVELCQQALRGLAYAHERGVIHRDISADNLIVSFDGVVKVVDFGIAHGSGDAEERVSGTTVVPTVDRLTQVGDVIGKFVYMPPERRAGAPATASGDLYALGCVLHELLFGTLPGPPLTTGGPQLPRLERPDAPEAYRMLRDVLDIALQSHLEDRFADAWAFNRALDPVRNELPAVDLTRWLRANFSERWGRERELAELSDPTPDEVETLLTRQTPAEVAVHDEATRLVSPGTDSAPTVIQRSR is encoded by the coding sequence GTGACGCCCTACACGATGTTGCACCTCGCGCTCGGGGGCGCGTTCCTCGTGCTCGCGCTGGTGCACCTGGCGACGTGGGCCGCGGTCCGCTCTCAGCGCGTGCAGCTCTGGCTGGCCTGGAGCTTCCTCGGATTCGCGGTCATCAGCTTCGTCATCGGACTCACCAGTCGCGAGGCCAGCGCCGTCTTCGCGGACACGCGCCCGTGGCTGGTGTTCGGCACGCTCACGTCGGTGGCCCTGCCCTATCCGCTGCTGCGCGTGGTCTGGTCGCTGCTGGACCAGCCGCTCACCTTCGGTCGGCGGGTGATGCTGGGCGTGGCCGTGGCACTGGGCGTGGTGCGGGTGCTCGACATCACCGTCGCCGTGCTCTCGCTGCCGGCGACTCGGCTGACGTCGGAGGAGCTGTCGCGGGCCACGGCGGGGCTGAGCCTGCCGCTGTTCTGGGTGCTCGCGACATGTGTCGCGGGCACCTGGGCCTTCGAGGCAGTGAGGCTGCTGAAGCGCCGGGGTGCGATGGCCATCGCGGTGCTCGTCGCGTCGCTGTGCGCGCTCGTGTTGCTGGGGCGTGAGCTGGCCATCGACCTCGGGTGGGTTCCGGGGCCGCCGCTGTTCGCGCTGGTGGGGCTGCCATTCCTGCTGCTTGCGTCCACGGCGCTCGCCATCCTCACGGCGCGCTCGCTGCGGGGCGCGGACCTGGGGACGGGCATCCACCGCTACCGCAGGCTCGTGCGGCTGGGGCGCGGCGGCATGGGCGAAGTGTGGCTCGCGGTGAGGACGGGGCGCGCGGGCTTCAACCGGCTCGTCGTGCTCAAGCGGATGTTGGAAGGCGGTGGCGGCGGTGAAGACCCGGCCGTGCGGCTCCACCGCTTCATCGGCGAGGCCCGCACCGCCGCGCGCCTCCACCATCCGCACGTCGTGTCCGTCTATGACCTGGGTCAGGTGGATGGCGGGTGGTTCATCGTCATGGAGTACCTGAGCGGCGTGAGCGTGCTGGAGCTGGTCCGGCGCGTGCGCAAGGGCGAGGCGCTGCCGCTCGAGGTGGTGGTCGAGCTGTGTCAGCAGGCGCTGCGCGGACTGGCCTACGCGCACGAGCGCGGCGTGATTCACCGCGACATCAGCGCGGACAACCTCATCGTGTCCTTCGACGGCGTGGTGAAGGTGGTGGACTTCGGAATCGCGCACGGCTCCGGAGATGCCGAGGAGCGCGTGTCGGGCACGACGGTGGTGCCCACGGTGGACCGGCTCACGCAGGTGGGCGACGTCATCGGGAAGTTCGTCTACATGCCACCCGAGCGGCGTGCGGGAGCCCCGGCCACCGCGTCCGGCGACCTCTATGCGCTGGGCTGCGTATTGCACGAGTTGTTGTTCGGCACGCTCCCAGGGCCGCCGCTGACCACGGGAGGCCCCCAGCTGCCGCGCCTGGAGCGGCCCGATGCGCCGGAGGCGTACCGGATGCTCCGGGACGTCCTCGACATCGCGCTCCAGTCGCATCTCGAGGACCGTTTCGCCGACGCGTGGGCGTTCAATCGTGCGCTCGACCCGGTCCGGAACGAGCTGCCGGCCGTTGACCTCACGAGATGGCTGCGTGCGAACTTCTCGGAGCGATGGGGACGCGAGCGGGAGTTGGCGGAGCTGAGCGACCCCACGCCCGACGAGGTCGAAACGCTGCTCACACGGCAGACGCCGGCAGAGGTCGCAGTACACGACGAGGCCACGAGGCTCGTGTCCCCGGGCACTGATTCGGCGCCGACCGTCATCCAACGCTCGCGCTGA
- a CDS encoding FAD-dependent oxidoreductase, translating to MSQSRNLQVLIAGAGPTGLTLACELARRRVAFRLVEAQPRHFAGSRGKGLQPRTLEIFDDLGLIDPILASGTKYPRLRVWWRGVPLMRWSMFDQREPTPDVPYPNTWLVPQWRTGELLRERLAAYGGSVELATALTGFEQDADGVTVTLSRDGVTEQARASYLVGADGGHSFVRKALGVGFAGETYEEERMVVGDVRVDGLDREHWHVWPMTKGGAIALCPLPGTEHFQLFAKLPTGKTPPELSERGIQQFFTESARPRQAVRIHSPSWLSLYRPNVRMVDRYRVGRVFLAGDAAHVHPPTGGQGLNTGIQDAYNLGWKLGQVLAGAPEALLDTYEEERLPIAAHVLGLSTRLYRQSLKPQRRGADTQQLGISYRGSSLSREEQRHLGKLRAGDRAPDACCLDASGNAIRLFDAFRGPHFTLLAFGEAHADTVAQVNERHAPMVRALRVVRPGEACHGQDLVDAEGHACAAYDVRGDALVLVRPDGHVGLFASPGTPEQVEDYLRPLRGPQLPRHLLDGSAVRISP from the coding sequence ATGAGCCAGTCACGCAATCTTCAGGTCCTCATCGCTGGCGCGGGCCCCACGGGGCTGACGCTGGCCTGTGAGCTCGCGCGGCGCAGAGTCGCGTTCCGTCTCGTGGAAGCCCAGCCGAGGCACTTCGCCGGCTCGCGAGGCAAGGGCCTGCAACCGAGGACGCTCGAGATCTTCGACGACCTGGGCCTCATCGACCCAATCCTCGCGTCCGGCACGAAGTACCCACGCCTCCGCGTGTGGTGGCGAGGTGTCCCACTGATGCGCTGGAGCATGTTCGACCAGCGCGAGCCCACGCCGGACGTGCCGTATCCCAACACGTGGCTCGTCCCGCAGTGGCGCACCGGGGAGCTGCTACGAGAACGGCTCGCCGCGTATGGAGGCTCGGTGGAGCTGGCCACCGCGCTCACCGGATTCGAGCAGGACGCGGACGGCGTCACCGTCACGCTGTCTCGGGACGGCGTCACCGAGCAGGCCCGCGCGAGCTACCTCGTCGGAGCCGATGGGGGGCACAGCTTCGTGCGCAAGGCGCTGGGCGTGGGCTTCGCGGGGGAGACCTACGAGGAGGAGCGGATGGTGGTGGGCGACGTCCGGGTGGATGGACTGGACCGCGAGCACTGGCATGTGTGGCCGATGACGAAGGGCGGCGCCATCGCGCTCTGTCCCCTGCCCGGCACGGAGCACTTCCAGCTCTTCGCGAAGCTCCCTACCGGCAAGACGCCGCCGGAGCTCTCCGAGCGCGGCATCCAGCAGTTCTTCACCGAGTCCGCCCGGCCACGCCAAGCCGTCCGCATTCACAGCCCGAGCTGGCTCTCGCTGTACCGGCCGAACGTGCGCATGGTGGACCGCTACCGGGTGGGCCGGGTCTTCCTCGCGGGAGACGCCGCGCATGTGCACCCGCCGACGGGAGGCCAGGGACTCAACACCGGCATCCAGGATGCGTACAACCTGGGCTGGAAGCTGGGGCAAGTGCTCGCGGGCGCGCCCGAGGCATTGCTGGACACGTACGAGGAAGAGCGGCTGCCCATCGCGGCGCACGTGCTGGGCCTCTCCACCCGGCTGTATCGCCAGAGTCTCAAGCCGCAGCGGCGAGGTGCGGACACGCAGCAGCTCGGCATCAGCTATCGCGGGAGCTCTCTGTCCCGCGAGGAGCAGCGCCACCTCGGCAAGCTGCGTGCGGGAGACCGGGCTCCGGATGCGTGCTGTCTCGATGCCAGCGGTAACGCCATCCGATTGTTCGATGCCTTCCGGGGGCCGCACTTCACGCTGCTGGCCTTCGGTGAGGCGCATGCGGACACAGTGGCCCAGGTGAATGAGCGCCATGCCCCCATGGTGCGGGCATTGCGAGTGGTGCGGCCAGGAGAGGCCTGTCACGGGCAGGACCTCGTCGACGCAGAAGGGCATGCGTGTGCGGCCTACGACGTGCGCGGTGATGCGCTCGTGCTGGTGCGACCGGATGGCCATGTCGGCCTGTTCGCGAGTCCGGGCACCCCGGAGCAGGTGGAGGACTACCTCCGACCTCTCCGGGGACCACAGCTACCGAGACATCTGCTCGACGGCTCCGCGGTGCGAATCAGCCCGTAG